The proteins below are encoded in one region of Pontibacter deserti:
- a CDS encoding class I SAM-dependent methyltransferase, whose protein sequence is MIKNDPIGAAIKDYLHGKRKGSITVSCNLTEDDIIPVDYLFRQQEEMPELETIALQECRGHVLDIGAGAGCHSLLLQERGLQVTALDISEGAVEAMRERGIEQVLLGDVNELKDQKYDTLLMLMNGIGIVGDLFGLYKFLVHAKTILNPGGQILLESSDILYMYEEEDGSVLLDLNAGYYGEVEYNMKYKTHESGNFKWLFIDAGLLEQYAEEHGFSFEVLYEGENGNYLAKLVLQA, encoded by the coding sequence ATGATTAAGAACGACCCGATTGGGGCTGCCATAAAAGATTACCTGCATGGTAAAAGAAAGGGAAGTATAACTGTTTCCTGCAACCTGACTGAAGACGATATTATACCTGTTGATTACCTGTTCAGGCAGCAGGAAGAAATGCCTGAGCTGGAAACTATAGCCTTGCAGGAATGCCGTGGCCATGTGCTGGATATAGGAGCCGGTGCCGGGTGCCATAGTTTATTGTTGCAGGAGCGCGGCCTGCAGGTTACGGCGCTGGATATATCGGAAGGTGCTGTGGAGGCCATGCGCGAGCGGGGTATAGAGCAGGTATTGCTTGGCGATGTAAATGAACTGAAAGACCAGAAATACGACACGCTGCTGATGCTGATGAACGGCATAGGTATAGTTGGCGATCTGTTCGGGCTTTATAAATTCCTGGTACATGCTAAAACTATACTTAACCCCGGCGGACAGATTCTGCTGGAGTCGTCGGATATACTGTATATGTATGAGGAAGAAGACGGCTCTGTACTGCTTGATCTGAATGCCGGCTACTATGGCGAAGTAGAGTATAACATGAAGTATAAAACCCACGAAAGCGGCAACTTTAAATGGCTCTTTATAGATGCCGGCCTGCTGGAACAATACGCCGAAGAACATGGCTTTAGCTTTGAGGTACTGTACGAAGGCGAAAACGGAAATTACCTGGCGAAGCTGGTGTTGCAGGCGTAA
- a CDS encoding DUF429 domain-containing protein: MAPENKPNFMGVDYGSKLAGTTAAAMVENEQLHVWQSARGQDADEFLLKLIQDKRPNTVFIDAPLTLPKVYSQLPYTSGADFFYRTCDREVQAMSPMFIGGLTARAIKLRTILSEQGIALLETYPSQLAHVLLPDEKGYKKDLATLPVIAQLLQDQIRPISFAQPPQDWHQFDALLAWYSGYRHHSGEAILYGDAQEGRIIV; encoded by the coding sequence ATGGCTCCAGAAAATAAACCCAACTTTATGGGCGTAGACTATGGCTCTAAATTAGCGGGCACAACAGCCGCTGCCATGGTAGAAAATGAACAATTACATGTTTGGCAAAGCGCACGCGGGCAGGATGCTGATGAGTTCCTGCTGAAGCTGATACAGGATAAAAGGCCAAATACTGTTTTCATAGATGCCCCGCTAACCTTACCTAAAGTATACAGCCAACTACCTTATACCTCCGGGGCTGATTTCTTTTACCGCACCTGCGACCGCGAGGTACAAGCTATGTCTCCGATGTTTATTGGCGGATTAACCGCAAGAGCTATAAAACTACGAACTATACTTTCAGAACAGGGAATCGCTTTACTGGAAACTTATCCTTCGCAGTTGGCGCACGTGCTCTTGCCAGACGAGAAGGGATATAAAAAAGATCTTGCAACGTTGCCTGTAATAGCACAACTGCTGCAAGATCAGATAAGACCCATATCGTTTGCCCAACCACCCCAGGACTGGCACCAGTTCGATGCGCTGCTTGCCTGGTACAGTGGCTACCGGCACCACTCCGGAGAAGCTATACTGTACGGCGATGCCCAGGAAGGCCGGATTATAGTCTAA
- a CDS encoding DinB family protein yields the protein MNPKLESKYLFLEKSRNKLLNSLEEIDEETLNTIPSEGKWSIGQIAAHLLHVEQLTIGYIQKKLQKEEEHQTSSLKHMVNSVLLKLALTSGMKFKAPQVAADVPETVSLSSLRTQWDDTRYKLEDLLTALPPQMLDKCLFRHPYAGMLTISQTLTFMQDHFNHHLPQINHLKQQLTK from the coding sequence ATGAATCCGAAACTGGAATCCAAATACCTGTTCCTGGAGAAGTCGCGCAACAAGCTGCTGAACAGCCTGGAAGAGATAGACGAAGAAACACTGAATACCATTCCATCCGAGGGAAAATGGTCTATTGGTCAGATAGCGGCGCACCTGTTGCACGTAGAACAGCTAACTATTGGCTACATCCAGAAAAAACTGCAGAAAGAAGAAGAACATCAAACTTCTTCGCTTAAGCATATGGTGAATTCAGTTTTACTTAAGCTTGCTTTAACCTCCGGCATGAAGTTTAAGGCCCCTCAGGTTGCCGCCGACGTACCGGAAACAGTATCTTTAAGTTCGCTTCGTACGCAGTGGGATGATACCCGCTACAAACTGGAAGACCTGCTTACTGCCTTGCCACCCCAGATGCTGGATAAGTGCCTGTTCCGCCACCCATATGCCGGTATGCTGACCATTTCGCAGACGCTAACCTTTATGCAGGATCATTTTAACCACCACCTGCCCCAGATAAACCACCTGAAACAGCAGCTTACCAAGTAA